One Purpureocillium takamizusanense chromosome 1, complete sequence genomic window carries:
- a CDS encoding uncharacterized protein (EggNog:ENOG503PWNA), with protein sequence MASDAYPRVEMDVVEPVTPAGSTSGAPRKPKEELVISKLADQDFDIKKLPNPMVPRHGVDPQFYPRGVTLEMERQWMAQMAAVQARQQQ encoded by the exons ATGGCCAGCGACGCGTACCCCAGAGTCGAGATGGATGTGGTCGAGcccgtcacgcccgccggtagcaccagcggcgccccACGCAAGcccaaggaggagctcgtcATCTCAAAGCTCGCGGATCAGGATTTCGACATAA AAAAGCTGCCCAACCCCATGGTCCcgcgccacggcgtcgaccctCAGTTCTACCCACGGGGCGTGACGCTGGAGATGGAGAGGCAGTGGATGGCGCAGATGGCGGCCGTCCAGGCCCGTCAGCAGCAGTAG
- a CDS encoding uncharacterized protein (EggNog:ENOG503P4JB), which translates to MKKTRSGPAAAAAAAIPDAWEDDDWETQADKAATQDDASNHDAEDNAPGGAPLTKTERLAQHAEANRKLWESAETPQQTFHYLEASNKVPLTSSFKPQVKVLSRKPVIARRGDPATGMAQLSVNDDDDDNDPEGKKEVQLTPEEIRAKQKRDREEKQRRYDEARAKIFGESAPSSRGSSPGTGTTTPPRLEGGRHPGQGRGRGRGGGPGRAGAGGAGVESRQTQDLRRNTPATQNGPATRELYDPNHATRPDPGPSRRVIGTDGELVTTRSPPPKDDVYQPIRAPRGPDSSGRGFGFARRGTRGGS; encoded by the exons ATGAAGAAAACACGCAGTggtccggccgccgccgccgccgccgccatccctGACGCgtgggaggacgacgactggGAAACGCAGGCCGATAAGGCTGCCACGCAAGACGACGCCTCGAatcacgacgccgaggacaaTGCCCCCGGTGGTGCCCCCCTCACCAAGACGGAGCGTCTTGCGCAGCACGCGGAGGCGAACCGGAAGCTCTGGGAGTCGGC CGAGACGCCCCAGCAAACATTCCATTACCTCGAGGCAAGCAACAAGGTGCCGCTCACGTCCTCGTTCAAGCCGCAGGTCAAGGTCCTCAGCCGCAAGCCCGTCatcgcgcggcgcggcgacccCGCCACGGGCATGGCTCAGTTGtccgtcaacgacgacgacgacgacaacgaccccgagggcaagaaggaggTCCAGCtgacgcccgaggagatCCGCGCCAAGCAGAAGCGCGATcgcgaggagaagcagcgcaggtacgacgaggcgagggccaAGATCTTTGGCGAGTCGgccccctcgtcgcgcggctcctcgcccggcaccggcaccaccacgccccCGCGGCTGGAAGGCGGCAGGCATCCCGGGCAGGgtcgtggccgtgggcgggggggcggcccAGGacgggccggggccgggggtgCGGGCGTCGAGAGCCGTCAGACACAGGATCTGCGGCGGAACACTCCTGCTACTCAGAATGGGCCGGCGACTCGAGAGCTGTACGACCCCAACCACGCTACCAGGCCCGATCCTGGGCCGTCACGACGAGTGATCGGCACGGACGGAGAGTTGGTCACAAcgaggagcccgccgcccaaggaTGATGTGTATCAACCAATTCGTGCACCACGTGGGCCAGACAGCAGCGGGCGAGGCTTTGGGTTTGCGCGGCGAGGCACCAGAGGAGGAAGCTGA
- the NAR1 gene encoding Cytosolic Fe-S cluster assembly factor nar1 (BUSCO:EOG09261P7G~COG:Y~EggNog:ENOG503NX51), translating to MSAILSADDLNDFISPGVACIKPIETLPPASDDAAATTSNETEVILDGQGAPASSSNGAAPAQISLTDCLACSGCVTSAEAVLVSLQSHAEVLSTLDAAPALRVVRGSSAGGGGFAVDGLDNDDAKLFVASVSPQTRANLAAACGGGVSAAQAGRMVEALLRGESGLASGGRWNNRFAWVLDTNVAREATLVLGADEVLGSSSFSSSSYPPSLSSSRASTPPSLSPRTPAQPILASSCPGWVCYAEKTHPHVLPHLSRVKSPQALTGTLVKTALSRALGIPPSRIWHLAVMPCFDKKLEASREELTDEAWAAGGAGGGRGVRDVDCVITSKEVLMLAESRGMDFFSPLKGGGASSLSAPDPFPDAMLHEFLFPRGGSRTPPRAAGTSGGLLHHILQSRAAQTPGAEIQVNRGRNADVVEFLVTVGGEPVFKAARYYGFRNIQNLVRKLKPARPSRMPGGRPFGSARRPTAAKSASASLEYSYVEVMACPGGCTNGGGQIKVDDPVVLERRNLAGNPGPQEQKEWLAEVDEAYFSADEAGRFDGGGGGGGGGGGDGAEGGGDVVGGISRSYIHDTLAYWSRMTGIGLDGLAYTSYREVISDVGKDKAGSAETVVQLAGKIGGGW from the coding sequence ATGAGCGCCATcctctccgccgacgacctcaacgACTTCATCTCCCCCGGCGTGGCCTGCATCAAGCCCATCGAGACCCTGCCCCCCGCctccgacgatgccgccgccacgacctcCAACGAAACCGAAGTGatcctcgacggccaaggcgcgcccgcctcttcctccaacggcgccgcgccggcgcaaATCTCCCTCACAGACTGTCTCGCCTGCTCCGGCTGCGTCacctcggccgaggccgtcctcgtcagcctGCAGAGCCACGCGGAGGTGCTGtcgacgctcgacgccgcccccgcgctgcgcgtcgtccgcggcagcagcgccggcggcggcggcttcgcggtcgacgggctcgacaACGATGACGCCAAGCTCTTCGTCGCGAGCGTGAGCCCCCAGACAAGGGCCAAccttgcggcggcgtgcggcggcggcgtctccgcggcccaggccggccgcATGGTCGAGGCCTTGCTCAGGGGCGAGTCCGGGCTTGCCAGCGGTGGGCGCTGGAACAACCGCTTCGCGTGGGTGCTCGACACCaacgtcgcccgcgaggcgACCCTCGTTCTTGGCGCCGACGAAGTCCTCGGCTCGTCATCCTTCTCCTCTTCATCCTACCCACCATCACTATCATCCTCCCGTGCTTcaacccctccctccctatCCCCAAGAACACCCGCCCAGCCGATCCTCGCGTCCTCGTGCCCCGGCTGGGTCTGCTATGCCGAAAAGACGCATCCGCACGTGCTGCCGCACCTCTCAAGGGTCAAGTCGCCCCAGGCCCTGACGGGAACCCTGGTCAAGACGGCCCTCAGCCGCGCTCTGGGCATCCCGCCGAGCCGCATATGGCACCTTGCTGTCATGCCGTGCTTcgacaagaagctcgaggccagcAGGGAGGAGCTCACCGACGAGGCTTgggcagccggcggcgccggaggAGGGCGTGGCGTCCGGGACGTTGACTGTGTCATCACGAGCAAGGAGGTCCTCATGCTGGCCGAGTCAAGAGGCATGGATTTCTTTTCGCCATTGAAGGGGGGCGGTGCTTCGTCCCTGAGCGCACCCGACCCGTTCCCGGACGCTATGCTACACGAATTCCTGTTCCCCCGCGGCGGATCCCGCAcccctccccgcgccgcgggcacCTCGGGCGGTCTGCTGCACCACATCCTGCAAAGCagggcggcgcagacgcccggcgccgagatcCAGGTGAACCGTGGCCGCAACGCCGATGTGGTCGAgttcctcgtcaccgtcggcggcgaaccCGTCTTCAAAGCCGCGCGCTACTACGGCTTCCGCAATATCCAAAACCTCGTCCGCAAGCTCAAGCCCGCGCGGCCCTCCCGCATGCCCGGTGGGCGGCCCTTTGGCAGCGCTCGgaggccgacggccgccaagtcggcgagcgcgtcgctCGAGTACAGCTATGTCGAGGTCATGGCCTGCCCCGGGGGCTGCACCAACGGCGGGGGCCAGATAAAGGTCGACGACCCTGTCGTGCTCGAGCGCAGGAACCTCGCCGGCAATCCCGGGCCGCAGGAGCAGAAGGAGTGGCTCGcagaggtcgacgaggcgtaCTTTTctgccgacgaggcaggGAGAttcgatggtggtggtggtggtggtggtggtggcggcggtgatggcgccgagggagggggtgatgtcgtcggcggcatttCCCGGTCGTACATACATGATACCCTGGCATATTGGTCCCGCATGACGGGCATTGGTTTAGATGGACTGGCGTACACGAGCTATCGTGAGGTGATTAGCGATGTTGGAAAGGACAAGGCCGGAAGCGCCGAGACGGTCGTCCAGCTGGCCGGCAAAATAGGGGGCGGATGGTGA
- a CDS encoding uncharacterized protein (COG:S~EggNog:ENOG503NWZK) — translation MPRRYSPPESPLSSMGSDEPYEEDAHDDDDEAAVRPSKRIKVEPGSAASSAAVHDAEPETVPEPDPLEGMSDVSSDTSGDIPSSPINARLDEEDFQDQVTVCDWDGCPAGDQGNMDKLVEHIHNSHIENRQKKYTCEWKSCTRKGLPHASGYALKAHMRSHTREKPFYCYLPECDRSFTRSDALAKHMRTVHETEALRPSDPVPKSMQTGPTGKSGKLKIIIKTTQSHGAGQEDGADGAANGEDSNSEFFTALTSDTFTADELSLPVDKLYRKCYWESKWADEVGDALKKECKDWEEVYYKEWLEKEVLLSQVIQSEVDWHERRQAIISGKADVQVLNNASDSHGEANTNGVKDNATPTPAAEPAQVAAA, via the exons ATGCCGCGCCGCTACTCACCCCCCGAGTCCCCCCTGTCCTCGATGGGCTCCGACGAACCCTACGAGGAGgacgcccacgacgatgatgacgaggctGCGGTCCGACCCTCAAAGCGCATCAAGGTCGAGCCTGGCTccgcggcctcctcggcggccgtccacgacgccgagccaGAGACGGTCCCCGAGCCCGATCCGCTCGAGGGCATGTCGGACGTATCGTCGGATACGTCGGGCGACATCCCCAGCTCGCCCATCAacgcgcgcctcgacgaggaagactTCCAGGACCAGGTGACCGTCTGCGACTGGGACGGCTGCCCGGCCGGCGACCAGGGCAACAtggacaagctcgtcgagcacaTTCACAACTCGCACATTGAGAACCGGCAAAAAAAGTACACGTGCGAGTGGAAGAGCTGCACCCGCAAGGGCCTCCCTCACGCCAGCGGCTATGCTCTCAAGGCCCATATGCGCAGCCACACGAGGGAGAAGCCTTTCTACTGCTACCTGCCTG AGTGCGACCGTTCCTTTACCCGATCCGACGCCCTCGCAAAGCACATGCGCACCGTGCACGAGACCGAGGCGCTCCGGCCGTCAGACCCCGTGCCCAAGTCGATGCAGACGGGTCCCACGGGCAAGTCGGGCAAGCTCAAAATCATCATCAAGACGACGCAGTCGCACGGTGCCGGACAAGaagacggcgcggacggggcCGCCAATGGCGAAGATTCTAACTCGGAGTTTTTCACGGCCCTGACGAGCGACACCttcaccgccgacgagctgtcCCTGCCCGTAGACAAGCTGTACCGCAAATGCTACTGGGAGTCCAAGTGGGCCGACGAAGTTGGCGACGCGCTCAAGAAGGAGTGCAAGGATTGGGAGGAGGTGTACTACAAGGAGTggctggagaaggaggtgCTGCTCTCGCAGGTCATCCAGAGCGAGGTGGACTggcacgagcggcggcaggccaTCATCTCGGGCAAGGCCGACGTGCAGGTCCTCAACAACGCATCTGACAgccacggcgaggccaaTACGAACGGCGTCAAGGACAATGCAACCCCCACCCCGGCCGCGGAGCCGGCGCAggttgcggcggcgtag
- a CDS encoding uncharacterized protein (COG:S~EggNog:ENOG503Q4QD~SECRETED:SignalP(1-20~SECRETED:cutsite=AAG-KP~SECRETED:prob=0.7319)) produces MLARHLLALALAAWTPLAAGKPTLAEPPGTSSATAEWWLCDLIGCAVETTVTVTKWRTATTTASTTCTASQTCELGSASPITSSNSIATTMSGKDTRTTSGISATSALTSSSISSEVTVSTATTYSPSLSLTSTSITTGAPTSDLTSSSVAGSVPSSSKIWTSITNSTSKPSTTTVSSRWFNTTRTSDVTTTTTITTPTWNITPSSASSSILTSPAPGSRIVNGTTRITPSTMATPTASFTSTPITSTSTSTSTTGTRTPVPPSKLQPFECLTDAYLIQFKTLLQVNLRTGARRVLATGVGVGGGGGDGSSSHAASSSVGDINSVGYNPLDNYLYGTQGQTLLRIGRDGRTEPVLALPSPANLGDVDLAGQYFFSDSGASWGQVDLAPGSRRYGQLVAAGNATHGGLRRLADWAFTPAHPEYAYSVGVDNKHAPVLARWSTQTHEWETLRRYGDGNFRATLFGAVMATSDGVVYASDNASGQLFRFPLKDLASASKAGVGPRASSNDGARCALAPDAAE; encoded by the coding sequence ATGCTTGCCCGtcacctcctcgccctcgccctcgcggctTGGACTCCTCTCGCTGCCGGCAAGCCCACGTTGGCCGAACCTCCAGGGACGTCGTCTGCCACGGCCGAATGGTGGCTATGCGACCTGATCGGATGTGCCGTTGAGACGACGGTCACGGTGACTAAATGGCgaaccgccaccaccaccgcgtcTACCACCTGTACGGCATCGCAGACGTGCGAGCTTGGCTCGGCGTCCCCCATCACTAGTAGCAAcagcatcgccaccaccatgtccGGCAAGGACACCAGAACTACGTCCGGTATTTCCGCCACCTCGGCTCTTACttcgtcgtccatctcctcggaGGTTACAGTCTCTACCGCCACCACGTATAGCCCCTCGTTGAGTCTCACCTCGACGTCTATCACGACAGGCGCCCCGACATCAGACctcacgtcgtcgtccgtcgcggGTAGTGTCCCGAGCTCATCCAAGATTTGGACTTCCATCACCAATAGCACCTCCAagcccagcaccaccaccgtcagcAGCCGTTGGTTCAACACGACTCGGACGTCCGATGTgactaccaccaccaccatcaccaccccaACGTGGAACATTACACCCTCCTCAGCTTCAAGCAGCATTCTGACCTCTCCCGCGCCGGGATCCCGCATCGTGAACGGCACCACCAGAATCACTCCCAGCACGATGGCCACGCCAACCGCAAGCTTCACCTCGACCcccatcaccagcaccagcaccagcaccagcaccaccggcACCAGGACCCCGGTCCCTCCCTCCAAGCTCCAGCCCTTCGAGTGCCTCACAGACGCCTACCTCATCCAGTTCAAGACCCTCCTCCAAGTCAACCTCCGCAccggcgcgcgccgcgtcctcgccaccGGCGTGGGTGTTGGGGGCGGTGGGGGCGacgggtcgtcgtcccacgccgcctcctcctccgtggGGGACATCAACTCGGTCGGCTACAACCCCCTCGACAACTACCTCTACGGCACTCAGGGCCAGACCCTCCTGCgcatcggccgcgacggccgcaccgagcccgtcctcgccctcccctcccccgccaacctcggcgacgtcgacctcgccgggcAGTACTTCTTCAGCGACTCGGGCGCCTCCTGGGGCCAAGTCGACCTCGCGCCCGGCTCCCGCCGCTAtgggcagctcgtcgccgccggaaACGCCACGCACGGCGGGCTCAGGAGGCTCGCCGACTGGGCCTTCACGCCGGCGCACCCAGAGTACGCGTacagcgtcggcgtcgacaacaAGCACGCGCCCGTGCTGGCCCGCTGGTCGACCCAGACTCACGAGTGGGAGACGCTGCGCAGGTACGGAGACGGAAACTTCAGGGCGACTCTCTTTGGTGCCGTCATGGCCACGTCGGACGGCGTCGTGTACGCTTCGGACAATGCCAGCGGCCAGCTGTTCCGGTTCCCTCTGAAGGATCTCGCCAGCGCGTCCAAGGCGGGCGTCGGTCCGCGCGCGAGTTCCAACGACGGTGCTCGATGTGCTCTTGcgcccgatgccgccgagtAG
- the ARO3 gene encoding 3-deoxy-7-phosphoheptulonate synthase (COG:E~EggNog:ENOG503NVDJ), with translation MHLSIPFPLALSSSFPPRSPASIAKHTDPSPAGTPSLRLIDFPAAAQAPTALTMSFYIENKNVGNKQDSEDWRIRGYNPLTPPDLLQHEIPQTPASKKTVIESREEVAAVVADKDERQRLLVVVGPCSIHDPEAALKYCDLLLQAKEKHKDELLIVMRSYLEKPRTTVGWKGLINDPDIDGSFKINKGLRLARQLFVDLTAKGMPIASEMLDTISPQFLADLLSVGAIGARTTESQLHRELASGLSFPVGFKNGTDGSLGVAIDAIGAVKHPHHFLSVTKPGVVAIVGTTGNEDCFVILRGGTKGTNYDAQSIAEAKAALTKKGVTQRLMVDCSHGNSLKNHKNQPKVAANLAEQIAGGETAIMGVMIESNIDEGNQKVPEEGKAGLKYGVSITDACIHWQDTESVLDTLADAVKQRRKVVGANGKA, from the exons ATGCACCTCTCGATCCCTTTTCCCCTCGCCCTGTCGTCCTCCTTTCCTCCTCGTTCGCCAGCCTCGATTGCAAAGCACACTGATCCATCACCGGCAGGCACTCCGTCTCTACGCTTAATTGACTttcctgcagcagcgcaggcTCCCACCGCCCTCACAATGTCG TTCTACATTGAAAACAAAAATGTCGGCAACAAGCAGGACTCCGAGGATTGGAGAA TCCGCGGCTACAACCCTCTGACGCCCCCCGACCTGCTCCAGCACGAGATCCCCcagacgcccgcctccaAGAAGACGGTCATCGAGTCGCGAGAGGAGgtggctgccgtcgtcgccgacaaggatgagcgccagcgcctgctcgtcgtcgtcggacccTGCTCCATCCACgaccccgaggccgccctcaagTACTGCGACCTGCTGCTccaggccaaggagaagcacAAGGATGAGCTGCTCATCGTCATGCGCTCCTACCTCGAGAAGCCTCGCACAACGGTCGGCTGGAAGGGCCTCATCAACGACCCGGACATTGACGGCAGCTTCAAGATCAACAAGGGCCTGCGCCTGGCCCGCCAGCTCTTCGTCGACCTGACCGCAAAGGGCATGCCCATCGCCAGCGAGATGCTCGACACAATCTCCCCCCagttcctcgccgacctgctgtccgtcggcgccatcggcgcccgCACCACCGAGAGCCAGCTGCACCGCGAGCTGGCCAGCGGTCTGAGCTTCCCCGTCGGCTTTAAGAACGGCACCGACGGCtccctcggcgtcgccatcgacgccatcggTGCCGTCAAGCACCCCCACCACTTCCTCTCCGTCACCaagcccggcgtcgtcgccatcgtcggcaccaCCGGCAACGAGGACTGCTTCGTcatcctccgcggcggcacaaAGGGCACCAACTACGACGCCCAGagcatcgccgaggccaaggctgccCTCACCAAGAAGGGCGTCACCCAGCGCCTCATGGTCGACTGCAGCCACGGCAACTCGCTCAAGAACCACAAGAACCAGCCCAaggtcgccgccaacctggCCGAGCAgatcgccggcggcgagactgCCATTATGGGCGTCATGATTGAGAGCAACATTGACGAGG GCAACCAAAAGGTCCCCGAAGAAGGCAAGGCTGGCCTCAAGTACGGCGTCAGCATCACCGACGCCTGCATCCACTGGCAAGACACCGAATCAGTCCTCGACACCCTCGCCGATGCTGTCAAGCAGAGACGCAAGGTTGTGGGCGCCAATGGCAAAGCTTAG
- a CDS encoding uncharacterized protein (COG:S~EggNog:ENOG503NXFI), which produces MPRTSPARATQRKRRSRKGCWPCKSRKVKCGEEHPACKNCLKTGDICDYSIRLNWEGRRTKRSRRETQPDFDDSAQAIGQELWFNNFATATPTSAGSPQFLMSEPTSRQTNSPEPVLVPAAKKRRSTFGELTFVDETPSQAAFAARKRFGDLSGLFSLESSAPAAFVPSPAQDAQHNKAKSFTELRKLDLGEAHLSSSPFMTHVTASPVVPDLPLTPAASSYSDDILCQSHWLDKLPLGSPDSRLSMSSDMIDAGDPSSWYTGPEPHPETENGQRFYGFDLGRRDDDVASNDDEGAVSLVTPTRCEPHRWAVNSSDLAGKQPPAPGGGQVGGYYDEAVPILIPWELEPLPDKLRNNKMNLLYFHHFINHTAKVLVPYHDTNSNPMSRSLPQMAFRNEGLLSLLLAYSAAHRSRWMQTKVPEMRMAEWAQDVFPGLRQSLGDGQRPVSDTTLAMAVMLASLEIMSPGALGQGISWRQHLNLASELMMKRVQQLGEGKTGGQLEGERLFIRSWIARANMHGMLSPSRTDDAGCRILPLDMTTLMPELDEIDCIMGYSARCARLLGQVADMARRCDRERIGPGGQVLAGWVPHTRTIEAALALDQELTESMKTSSKPCMHVRTGNIQMRDLAEMAATNEAFHWAGRAHLHRRVLGKGSSDAVVRAAVEQMVHCLEQTRPGGAAELGVVFPMFTAGCEAVDEGQRSKVLARFKSAERSGMEQVRRARRLMEAVWDDGRPWETLIRDEYIG; this is translated from the exons ATGCCCCGTACAAGTCCCGCACGCGCGACGCAGCGCAAGCGCCGGAGCCGCAAGGGGTGTTG GCCGTGTAAGTCTCGCAAAGTCAAGTGCGGAGAGGAGCATCCCGCGTGTAAGAA CTGTCTCAAGACGGGAGATATCTGTGACTACAGCATCCGTCTGAACTGGgagggccgccgcaccaAGCGCTCGCGCCGCGAGACACAGCCTGACTTCGACGACTCCGCCCAGGCCATTGGGCAGGAGCTGTGGTTCAACAACTTTGCGACAGCaacgccgacgtcggccgGCTCGCCGCAGTTCTTGATGAGTGAGCCCACCTCGCGGCAGACCAACTCACCGGAGCCCGTGCTCGTGCCTGCGGCCAAGAAGCGGCGTTCGACTTTTGGAGAGCTGACCTTTGTGGACGAGACGCCTTCTCAGGCGGCTTTTGCAGCGCGGAAACGATTTGGCGACTTGAGCGGCTTGTTCTCGCTCGAATCTTCCGCGCCTGCGGCGTtcgtgccgtcgccggcccaAGATGCGCAACACAACAAGGCCAAGTCCTTCACCGAGCTTCGAaagctcgacctcggcgaggcgcacCTGTCGTCAAGCCCCTTCATGACACACGTGACGGCGTCACCCGTGGTGCCCGACCTACCGTTGACACCCGCGGCGTCTTCGTACAGTGACGACATCCTCTGCCAGTCTCACTGGCTGGACAAGCTGCCCCTCGGGTCACCAGACTCGAGGCTCTCGATGAGTAGCGACATGATTGACGCGGGTGATCCGTCGTCTTGGTATACTGGCCCGGAGCCGCATCCCGAAACTGAAAATGGGCAGCGCTTCTACGGCTTTGATCTGGGCAggcgggacgacgacgtagCGAGTAacgatgatgagggcgcCGTCTCACTCGTCACCCCGACGAGATGTGAGCCCCACCGCTGGGCCGTAAATTCGAGTGATTTGGCTGGAAAGCAGCCTCCTgctcccggcggcggccaggtcggcggcTACTATGACGAAGCGGTGCCCATATTGATCCCCTGGGAGCTTGAACCGCTGCCAGACAA GCTGAGGAACAACAAGATGAACCTGCTG TATTTT CATCATTTCATCAACCACACAGCTAAGG TGCTCGTGCCGTATCATGACACCAACTCGAATCCAATGAGTAGATCTCTTCCACAAATGGCTTTCCGGAACGAGGGGCTACTGAGTCTCCTCCTTGCCTACTCCG CGGCTCACCGGTCACGCTGGATGCAGACCAAGGTGCCCGAGATGCGCATGGCAGAGTGGGCGCAGGATGTGTTCCCCGGACTCAGGCAGTCactcggcgacgggcagcggcccgTCTCCGATACGACGCTGGCCATGGCAGTAATGCTGGCATCGCTCGAGATCATGTCTCCCGGGGCGCTGGGCCAGGGTATTTCGTGGCGGCAGCACCTGAACCTAGCAAGCGAGCTCATGATGAAGCGGGTGCAACAGCTTGGCGAGGGGAAGACTGGAGGACAGCTCGAAGGCGAGCGGCTCTTCATCCGAAGCTGGATCGCGCGGGCCAACATGCACGGCATGCTGAGCCCATCGAGGACGGACGACGCGGGGTGTCGAATCCTCCCACTGGACATGACGACGCTGATGCCGGAGCTTGATGAGATCGACTGCATCATGGGCTACTCGGCGAGGTGCGCCAGGCTGCTGGGCCAAGTCGCGGACATGGCGAGGCGGTGCGACAGGGAGCGAATAGGGCCCGGGGGCCAAGTGCTCGCGGGTTGGGTGCCGCACACGCGGACCAttgaggcggcgctggcgttggACCAGGAGCTGACGGAAAGCATgaagacgtcgtcgaagccgtGCATGCACGTGCGGACGGGCAACATCCAGATGAGGGACCTGGCAgagatggcggcgaccaACGAGGCGTTCCActgggccgggcgggcgcaccTTCATCGGCGGGTGCTAGGCAAGGGATcgagcgacgccgtcgtTCGGGCGGCGGTTGAGCAGATGGTGCACTGCCTTGAGCAGACACGGCCAGGAGGCGCAGCGGAGCTGGGGGTGGTGTTTCCCATGTTCACGGCAGGGTGCGAGGCGGTCGACGAGGGACAGCGCAGCAAGGTGCTGGCGAGATTCAAGAGCGCAGAACGGAGCGGTATGGAGCAggtgaggcgggcgaggagacTGATGGAGGCGGTGTGGGACGACGGTCGGCCGTGGGAGACGCTGATACGGGATGAGTACATTGGGTAA